CTTTGCAGGTAACCCAAGAAAACACATGCCCAAAGGACTGCCCTTTGAGCTGACCTATTACATACAGCTAGTTGAATTAACAGGCCGATGCATGCGTGCAGATAATCGGGGTTATATCAGCGATAGCCAGCCATTGCTGACACGGTTGCAAATAGAGCCAGACAATTGGCTCAAGCTCACTACGCAATTTACGAAGGTCTTCCATGGCGCTGTGGGGCGAAAGCAAGCGATGACAGATTACTGCGAGCATCTTCACAAAAGGCGACGTGCCAACTTGACTCAGTGCGAGCGGTTACTGGGTTAACACCTTTCCGTAAGTACCATTTCGATGTATCTAAGTTGAGGCTGGATGCGCACTCATATTGTCCAAATCTGATTATTTTCTAGAATTTCGTGCTTAAACATACGACTTTAATTGCTCAGAGCTTATAGGAAGCGCAGTATTTGATATTCTTGCATTTCGACTTTGAAACTGCCGTGATAACTTAAAAGGTGATACGGGTGGGTGTCACTTAAAAAGAGGCCTTTAGAAAAGAACCAAACAACGTAACGTCTCAAACTAGAAAGAAAAACAGCGATCCCCAGTAGCCAATCCTCTCAAGTCTCCACACATTAAAAAACCCGGTCATTAGGCCGGGCTTTGATAACTCATAGATATCAATATCGTTTTGGTTTAATCGCGCGTAATATGAATTCCGGGTGTTGTAAGGTTTTACCGGGCAAACAACTCAGGGCGTCTATATACGCCACTTAAAATCAAAAAAGACTAAAAGGATTTACGTTGTGCTAAGGCTAATATTGTTTTCAAGTATAGTATTTATTTCTATGATGCTTTTCTTTCCTAGAATACATCCTCCTTTAGCCATGAGTGAGGAAGAGCAAGAAGCAAGAAGAGTAATTGACTCTGTCGAGATAGCTTCTGCTATATACGAAAAGCATTATGGGAAGTTTCCGTCAAGAAATATAATACTCAACAAACTTCATAAAACTGATGAAGTATCGGGAGAGTGGAGAGGTCCCTATCTCAGCCAAAAAGTACCGAGTTCAGACCCTTGGGGTCATGCTTGGGTGTTTTCCCCAAGTGGCAGTTGCAATCACATTGGGGAGCTACATTCTTTCTATTCTGTTGGGCCGAATGGAGTAGATGAATGCAAAAGTGGTGATGATATATTTAGTAGACAGGAAGACAGAAACATTAAATAGTGTATTTTGAGATTTATTCGTTT
This genomic window from Pseudoalteromonas rubra contains:
- a CDS encoding type II secretion system protein GspG, which encodes MSEEEQEARRVIDSVEIASAIYEKHYGKFPSRNIILNKLHKTDEVSGEWRGPYLSQKVPSSDPWGHAWVFSPSGSCNHIGELHSFYSVGPNGVDECKSGDDIFSRQEDRNIK